The nucleotide window GGAGAAACGGGGGAAGACGGTAGACGACACAACGCATGGGGCAGTGCACGCACCCGACGCGGGTGGAAACAATATAAAAGCAACGCCGTGGAAGGAAAGAGAGGTGATCGGCAATGCGAAGTCACCGACCACAGCAGGTCCTCATCGGCCTGGCCTTGGTCTTGGCGCTCGGTGTCGGCCTCGCCGCCGCGCAAACGTCGGCGCCCTACGTCAAGGTCTTCGTCGACGGGAGCCCGGTCTACTTCGACCAGCCGCCGGTAATCGCCAACGCGCGGGTGCTGGTGCCGCTCCGAGGCGTGTTTGAACGGCTCGGCGCGACCGTGGCGTGGGATCCGGCATCGCAGACGGTCCTCGCCCAACGCGGCACCACAAGCGTCTCGCTCCGGATCGGGTCGCCGCAGGCGTTCGTCGACGGACAGGCGCAGTTTCTCGACGTCCCGCCCATGCTCGTGGGCGGCCGGACGATGGTACCGCTGCGCTTCATCAGCCAGACGCTCGGCGCCAACGTCAACTGGGACGCGGCCAGCTACACGGTCCAGATCGCCAGTCAGGGGGCGGCAGCACCGCCTCCGGTGAGCGTGCCGCCGTCGCAGGCGTATCCACCGGCACCGGCGTATCCGCCGGCGGCCTCCACGCCGTCGATCGTCAGCGGGACGATCGTGCGGGTGGCGGCCACAACCTACCCCGGACAGCTCGTAGTCCAGGCCTCCGGGGGCGCCATCTACACGTACAATGTGGTCTCCGGGACGACGATCATTCGCACCAACGCGGTGACGGGCGTCAGCGGCCCGGTCTCCCTCGCAGCACTCCAGCCGGGCGACACGGTCCAGGTCACCGCCGACCAGAGCGGCACGGCTCAGAACGTGGCGGCGACGTTCGCGCAGGCGCCGACCCCCGCCTCGCCCGGGGTCATTACGTCCGTGACCGTTACACCGACCGGCCGGCAGCTCGTGGCCGGCGATGTGATGACGGTCGTGGCGACGGGACCCGCGCATGGGACGGCGACGTTCACGATCAATGGACTCCGCGCCGGCCTGCCGATGCCTGAATCCGCGCAACCCGGCACCTACATCGGCACCTACACGGTCCGGCCCGGCGACTACGTCGTCAACTCCAGCGTGGTGGTCAGTCTCACGGCGCCGACCGGGCAGCTGATAACGGCCACGGCGCCGGCGCCGGTGTCGATCAACGCATCGGCGCTCGTTCCGCCCGCCTCGGGCGGGGCGCCGATCATCACCAGCCCGGCCGCGGGCAGCGGCATCTCGACGCCCTTCACCGTGACGGGCACCGCGGCGCCGGGATCGCTCGTGAAGGTGCAGGCGGACTACACCGGAAACCTGCTCCTCTTCAACGTTCACGGGACGCTCGGCACACAGACGGTCACCGCGGACGCGAACGGGAACTGGTCGGCAACGTTCAACCAGGCGCCGCCGGTGCGTGGGGTGAACGTGACGATCACCGCCGTCCAGGTCGATTACACGGGCACGGCCCGGTCGCCGTCGACGACGGTCGACACGACCCTGCAGTAGCCTCACCGTCAGCGTTGAACCGGGGCGGCCGTCGGCCGCCCCGGTTTCTTCATGTCCCCTGCCCCGCGTGCGGCGCGGGGCCGCCCCGTGCGCCGCGGATGCGCGTTTTTCACGCCGCGCTGCGTCCAGTATACTGGTCGGAAGAATGGGACGCCGAGCGGCATCCGAGGTCACGGGAGTGATGGGGCGGCGGCAGGCGAAAGGTGGCCTGCTGGGCGGCGCGCCCGCGGTCCGCCCCGGCCCGCGCCCCGCGGACGCCTCGCGGCGCCTTCCGGTGATCCTGGCCGCGCTCGGCGCGGTGCTGGTCGTCTACCTCACCGTCCCGTTCGTCGCCGGCCTCAGCGCGCTCAACCGGGCGGATACCCTCGCCGCGGCGCGCGACGCGATCGGCGCCGGCGCGGTTGGTGTCTCGATCGGGACGGCGACCCTGTCGACGGCCGTCGCGGCCCTATTCGGAGTGCCGCTTGCGTACGTCCTCGCGCGCGCCGACTTTCCGGGCAAGGCCGTCGTCGGCACGGCCGTTTACCTGCCGCTGGTGATCCCCCCGCTCGCGGGCGGCCTGCTGCTGCTGACCATCTTCGGGCCGCGCGGGCTCCTCGGCGCGTGGCTCGACGGCCGCGGGATCCAGATCGCGGACGCGTGGCCGGGCATCGTGCTCGCGCAGGTGTTCGTGGCCGCGCCGTTTCTCGTCGTCGCCGCGCACGTCGCTTTTGCGGGCGTGGATCCGGCCCTCGAGCGCGCCTCGTACGCCCTTGGCGTTCCGCCGCTCCGGACGTTCTTCCGCGTGACGCTGCCGCTGGCGTGGCCCGGCATCCTCGCCGGGCTGCCGCTCACGTGGCTGCGGGCGCTCGGGGAATTCGGCGCGACCGTGATGCTGGCGTACCACCCGTACTCCCTGCCCGTCTACCTGTTCGTACAGTTCGGGGCGCAGGGCCTGCGGGCGGCGCTTCCGATCGCCGCGGTCCTCGCCGTGGTTGGGATCGCGGCGCTCGCCGCCGTCGGCGCGGTGCGCCGTCTCGGCGGCACGGCCGGCCGGTCATGGTGAACGTCACCGCCACCTGCCGCGTCGGGACGTTCGT belongs to bacterium and includes:
- a CDS encoding copper amine oxidase N-terminal domain-containing protein; the protein is MRSHRPQQVLIGLALVLALGVGLAAAQTSAPYVKVFVDGSPVYFDQPPVIANARVLVPLRGVFERLGATVAWDPASQTVLAQRGTTSVSLRIGSPQAFVDGQAQFLDVPPMLVGGRTMVPLRFISQTLGANVNWDAASYTVQIASQGAAAPPPVSVPPSQAYPPAPAYPPAASTPSIVSGTIVRVAATTYPGQLVVQASGGAIYTYNVVSGTTIIRTNAVTGVSGPVSLAALQPGDTVQVTADQSGTAQNVAATFAQAPTPASPGVITSVTVTPTGRQLVAGDVMTVVATGPAHGTATFTINGLRAGLPMPESAQPGTYIGTYTVRPGDYVVNSSVVVSLTAPTGQLITATAPAPVSINASALVPPASGGAPIITSPAAGSGISTPFTVTGTAAPGSLVKVQADYTGNLLLFNVHGTLGTQTVTADANGNWSATFNQAPPVRGVNVTITAVQVDYTGTARSPSTTVDTTLQ
- a CDS encoding ABC transporter permease; translated protein: MGRRAASEVTGVMGRRQAKGGLLGGAPAVRPGPRPADASRRLPVILAALGAVLVVYLTVPFVAGLSALNRADTLAAARDAIGAGAVGVSIGTATLSTAVAALFGVPLAYVLARADFPGKAVVGTAVYLPLVIPPLAGGLLLLTIFGPRGLLGAWLDGRGIQIADAWPGIVLAQVFVAAPFLVVAAHVAFAGVDPALERASYALGVPPLRTFFRVTLPLAWPGILAGLPLTWLRALGEFGATVMLAYHPYSLPVYLFVQFGAQGLRAALPIAAVLAVVGIAALAAVGAVRRLGGTAGRSW